In Streptomyces pluripotens, the genomic window CCCCACCTCCACCCCCACCGCCGAACCGGACGGCGCCCCACCGGCAGGCCAGACCATGACCGGCCCACCCGCCGAAGCGGCCGTCACCACGGGTGTGCTCGCCCGCCGGCTCGGTGTCTCGCCCACCACCCTGCGCTCCTGGGACCGTCGCTACGGGCTCGGTCCGACCGGGCGTTCGCCCGGTGGCCACCGCCGCTGGTCGCCCACGGACATCGCGATGGCGGAGGAGATGTGCCGGCTCACGGCCTCCGGAGCCCCGCCGGCGGAGGCGGCGCGCGTGGCCCTGCTGCGCTTCGCACCGGGCGGTGGGCAGGAGAGCCGCGAGGCGCCGGCACCCCGACCGCCCGGCCCTGGAGCGGTCCCGGACGTCCCGCCGGCCGCCGCGGCGGCGCGCCCCGGCGGCCCCGGCGGCGGGCTACCGCTCGGGGACGTGCGGCAGGAGTGCCGCGGCCTGGCCCGATCCGCGGTACGGCTGGACGCGCCGGAGCTCGACCATCGGTTGCGGGACGCCGTACGGCACCACGGCCTGGCGGTGGCGTGGGAGGAGGTGATGGTGCCGACGCTGCGCGCGGTGGGCCGCAAGTGGGAGTCGTCCGGTGACCGCTACGTGGAGGTCGAGCACCTGCTGTCCTGGCACATCTCCAGCACCCTGCGCAGCGCTCCGCTGCTGCTGCCCAGCGCTCCGCCGCCGGCCAAGGCCCCGCCCGTGGTGCTGGCCTGCACACCCGGCGAGCAGCACTCGCTGGCCCTGGAGGCGCTGACCGCCGCGCTGGGCGAGCGGGGCGTACCGACGCGGACACTGGGCGCGGCCGTGCCGGCGGAGGCGTTGCAGGCGTGCGTACGCCGCACCGGTCCGACCGCTGTCGTGCTGTGGGCGCAGACCCGCTCGACGGCCTCGGTGCCGCTGGCCCGGCACGTGGCCGGGCTCCAGTGGGGAGCGGCCGGCGCGCGGCGACGGCCCGTGGTGCTGCCGGCCGGACCGGGCTGGGGCCAGCCGGCGAGGTCGGGCTTTCCACACTGCACCGGGCTGCGGGACGCGGTGGCAGTCCTGAGCCGCCTCTACGACGAGGACCGCGGCGCACGCCCCGCGCCGGTCGGGGCCGGCTGACGCCCCCGGGCCTGCAGCAGCCCCCGGTCGGCGGGGCAAGCCGGACCGGGTGCCGGGACCGTCCCGCCCAGCCGGGGACCGTCCCACTCAGCCGGGGAATCGTCCCGCGGAACGCAGCGCCCAGCGGCGCTCGGCGTAGGCCAGGTCGTCGCGCCACAGCCGGCCGGCGACG contains:
- a CDS encoding MerR family transcriptional regulator — encoded protein: MTGPPAEAAVTTGVLARRLGVSPTTLRSWDRRYGLGPTGRSPGGHRRWSPTDIAMAEEMCRLTASGAPPAEAARVALLRFAPGGGQESREAPAPRPPGPGAVPDVPPAAAAARPGGPGGGLPLGDVRQECRGLARSAVRLDAPELDHRLRDAVRHHGLAVAWEEVMVPTLRAVGRKWESSGDRYVEVEHLLSWHISSTLRSAPLLLPSAPPPAKAPPVVLACTPGEQHSLALEALTAALGERGVPTRTLGAAVPAEALQACVRRTGPTAVVLWAQTRSTASVPLARHVAGLQWGAAGARRRPVVLPAGPGWGQPARSGFPHCTGLRDAVAVLSRLYDEDRGARPAPVGAG